A genome region from Hevea brasiliensis isolate MT/VB/25A 57/8 chromosome 9, ASM3005281v1, whole genome shotgun sequence includes the following:
- the LOC110632334 gene encoding glyoxylase I 4 — translation MEIEEVSNYEALPLLTLNHVSLLCRSLWASRRFYQDVLGFVLIKRPSSFNFNGAWLYNYGIGIHLIENPAIAIVEPRPINPKDNHISFQCTDVGLVKMRLQEKGMRYVTAVVEDDGNRVDQVFFHDPDGYMIEICNCENIPIIPLSSCSFKPRNMGSFRTATPNKCGFMENVMMESLSMDMMNISF, via the exons atggagaTTGAGGAAGTGAGCAACTATGAGGCGCTGCCCCTTCTAACCTTGAATCATGTTTCTTTGTTGTGTAGATCACTGTGGGCTTCTAGGAGGTTCTATCAGGATGTTTTGGGCTTTGTTCTCATCAAACGACCGTCTTCTTTCAATTTCAATGGAGCTTG GTTGTACAATTATGGCATTGGGATACACTTGATTGAGAACCCAGCCATCGCCATTGTTGAACCTCGTCCAATTAATCCCAAGGACAATCACATCTCCTTCCAG TGTACTGATGTTGGACTTGTTAAGATGAGGCTGCAAGAAAAGGGAATGAGGTATGTGACAGCAGTGGTGGAAGATGATGGGAACAGGGTGGATCAGGTTTTCTTTCATGACCCAGATGGATACATGATCGAAATCTGCAACTGTGAGAACATTCCAATTATTCCACTCTCCTCCTGCTCATTCAAACCTAGAAATATGGGAAGCTTCAGGACAGCTACACCCAACAAATGTGGGTTTATGGAGAATGTGATGATGGAGAGCTTGAGCATGGACATGATGAACATTTctttttga